The Quercus lobata isolate SW786 chromosome 9, ValleyOak3.0 Primary Assembly, whole genome shotgun sequence region GAGCGTGGATTGTGCTGCTCACTGGTGATAttacggcatcatcagttggcgccgtctgtgggaaaagcGAAAAGTTTAAGCCAAATCATCGCCTCCCGAACATAAGAGTcgcatggtactcactcgctcgaTGGCTACCACCAACAACGCTCAGGAAGACGACTCACCGAGATCTACTGCGTTAGAAAGGCAGGTCCAGACTCTCATGACAGCAGTAGAACGACTCACAAAGAAGAACCACGATCTGGAGGAGCAGCTACGACAAAGGGATGTAGGACCCAACcctcaggagcaaaaccagGAAGGTGACAGTGCCGAGCGAAGGGAGCAAGAGAAGCATGAGGGCAGCAATGCCCCAAGCCGACCAGAGCAGCAAAACGTGAGCCTTCTGTCTCTCATGGATTTTGCCCCCCCACCAATCGTCGCTGaaatgcaggcgatgaaggagcagatggagGTCATGATGAACGCACTCAAAGGGCGAGTATCTTCTGATCTCGACGACCTAGTGAACAGGACAGATTCACCATTCACCGCGTTCGTGAACTCATTCCCCCTGCCACAAAAGTTATGGATGTCGCAGTTCGAAAGTTATGACGGGGTTAAGGATCCACTCGATCatctagagaccttcaagaccttgatgcaccttcagggcgTACCAGAtgagatcatgtgtagggcGTTCCTGACCACGCTGAAAGGGCCTGCGAGGGTCTGGTTCAGTAGGCTGACACCAAACTCCATCAATACTTTCAAAGAGTTGAGCGCCCTGTTCACCTCACACTTCATAGGCGAACATCGATACAAAAAGTCCACAGCTTGCTTAATGAACATCAAGCAACGAGAAGACGAGACGCTGCGAGCCTACATAACTCGTTTCAACAAAGAAGCCCTGTCGATTTACGAAGCTGACGACAAAATACTCGTAGCCGCGTTCACTAGCGGGTTACGGAAGGGTAAGTTCTTGTTTTCCTTATACAAGAATGACCCAAAGACCATGACGAACGTCCTCTACAAGGCTACCAAatacatgaatgcagaagatgcattGCTGGCCCGCGAGGAAAGGCCTAAGAAGAGGGAAAGGCAGGAAGACACGAGACAAGACAGGGGGCGAAAGGTCGCTAAAACCGGGGATCGACGTGATGAAAAGCGCTCCAGACCCCCCACTGGAAGGTTCACCAATTTCACCCCGTTAACCGCACCAATCGATCAAGTAttgatgcaaatcaaagatgaaggaGCATTGACTTTTCCTGGAAAGTTGAAGGGAGACCCCAACAAAAGACCGAAAGACAAGTATTGTCGCTTTCATCGAGACCACGGTCACGACACAGCTAACTGCTATGACCtgaagcagcagattgaggccctaATCAGGCAAGGGAAACTACAGAGGTTCGTCAGCAGGGAAAGAACTGATACGTCGGAAGAACAAGCTCCACGAAGGGAGAACGACCGCCCGAGACCACCCATAGGAGACATACGAATGATAGTAGGGGGCACAACTGCAGCAGGATCCTCCAAGAAAGCCCGAAAGACCTACCTCAGGATGGTCCATAGCGTCCAACTCACAGGATCAGTACCAAAGATGCCGCGGATAGATAATCCAGTCATAAACTTTTCAGAGGATGACGCTTGGAGACTTCACCATCCTCATGACGACGCGCTAGTAGTCAGCCTGCAGGTTGGGGATTATAATATGCACCGGGTCCTtgtcgacaacggcagctcagCGGACATCCTATACTATCCAGCATTCTAGCAAATGAAGATTGACAAGGAACGATTATCCCCTACGAACGCCCTGTAGGATTTGGGGGTACGAAGGTCTTCCCTCTAGGCGCAATAACGCTAGCTGTGACGGCAGGTGACTATCCTTAACAGATCACTAAAGAGATAACGTTCCTCGTAGTCGACTGCTCGTCCGCTTACAACGCCATCCTCGAGCGACCCACTCTCAATTTCCGGAAGGCGGTAACCTCTACATATCACCTAATGATCAAATTCCCGATGGAATATGGGGTAGGAGAACTGCGGGGGAATCAAGTAGCAACACGAGAATGCTATATCGCCATGTTAGAGATGGAGGATCAGCAGTAGACAATGTGCATCAGGAAACAGTGAGCATTAGCAGAACCGGTTGAAGAGCTAGAAGAAGTAAGACTTGACGATGCACGGCCTAAATGAATGACTAAGATTGGCACACTAGCCAGCTGGCCCGTACGCCAGACGATCACAACTTTCCTAAGAAATAACCAAGACGTATTCGCCTGGAATCATGAAGAGATGCTGGGAATTGACCCGTCGGTCATGGTCCACAAGTTGAATGTGTCGCCCTCCTTCCCTCCAATCCGGCAAAAGAAACGGGTCTTCGCCCGGGAACGGGATAGGGCCATAGCCGAGGAAGTTCGGAAGTTACTGGAGGTAGGTTTCATCCGGGAAGTGTATTATCCCGACTGGCTAGTGAATGTAGTTATGGTTAAAAAAGCCAACGGAAGctggaggatgtgcgtagatTTCACAGACCTCAACAAGGCTTGTCCCAAAGACAGCTACCCGTTGCCACGAATAGATACCCTTGTGGACTCGACTGCAAGACACCAGCTCCtcagcttcatggacgctttctttGGCTACAACCAGATCAGGATGGACGAATCTGATCAGGAGAAGACATCTTTCGTCACAAGCCAGGGATTATTCTGCTACAAGGTGGACTCAAAAATGTTGgagcaacataccaaaggctaatgaacaagatgtttacACATTAGATTGGCAGGAACCTCCAGGTTTATGTTGACGACATGTTGGTGAAAAGCGTGCATAAAAAAGATCACCTAGATGACCTCAGAGAAACATTCGATACGCTTCGATCATTcaacatgaagctgaatccgAACAAGTGTGCGTTCAGAGTAACTGTGGGAAAATTCTTGGGTTACATGGTAtcccaaagaggaatagagGTCAACCCGGAGAAGGTGCGGGCGATAATGGAGTTGGAACCACCAAGGACGGTCAAGGAGGTCTAAAGTTTAAATGGGAAGATCGCAGTACTGAACAGGTTCGTCTCAAGGGCAACGAATAGGTGTTTGCCATTCTTTCGAACTCTGAGAAAGTCATTTGAGTGGACGGATGAATGCCAAACGGCTTTCAACGACTTAAAGACGTATCTATCGTCTCCACCGCTGCTCAGTCCGTCCATACACGGAGAGGAACTCTATCTTTATTTGGCAGTCTCGAGTGCTGCTGTAAGCGTAGCTTGGGTAAGGGAGGAGGACGGTATACAGAAACCCGTCTACTTTACTAGCCGCGCGCTCCGTGGAGCAGAAGAGAGGTACCCTCAGTTGGAAAAGTTGGCTTTCGTGTTGGTAATTGCTGCGCGGAGGCTTAAGTCATACTTCCAAGCGCATACAATCATTGTCCTAACAGACAAGCCGCTGAGAAAAGCCATGCATAGCCTAGAAGCAGCAGGAAGGATGGCCGTGTGGGTAATAGAGCTAAGCGAATTTGACATCCAGTACCGCCCGCGGACGGCCATAAAAGGACAGGCAATAGCTGACTTCATCGCCGAGTTCACACTCGGGGAAGACCAGGGGGTAAAAAAGAAGGAACAGTGGAGTATCCACACGGACGGATCCTCAAACAGACAAGCCGGAGGAGCCGGAGTAGTGATTAAAACTCCGCAGGGGGACACGATACAGTGCATGATCCGACTGGATTTCCCAACAACCAACAACAAGGCAGAGTATGAAGCCCTGGTCGCAGGGCTAGACCTTGCAAGGGTCACGGGTGCAAAAAGCATAATTGTCCACTGCGATTCACAAGTGGTCACAAGTCAGATCAATGGCAGCTACGAGTGTAAGAATGATAGAATGAAGAGATATCTGGAAGAAGTGAGGTACCGAATCAACAGCCTCGATGTCGAATTCATTCAGGTCCTGAGGGAAGTGAACGAATGGGCTGACCAACTAGCAAAAGCTGCATCAGCCGAATTCATGTTGGTTCCCGAACAGGTATTATCATTCGTCCAAATATCTTCACTTATCGATGACGAGACAAATATGCAGGTAGTGAACTCTGAACGCAACTAGACCATGCCATTAATCTCCTACCTAAAGGACGGGGTGTTACCAGAGGAAAAGGGCACTGCAAGGAAACTGAAGGTCCAGGCGCCACGATTCGTGCTGATAAAGGATGTCCTATATAAAAGGGCCTTCTCTCGACCGTACCTGAGGTGTTTATGCCAAGAAGAAGCAGACTATGTGATGAAAGAAGCACACGAGGGTATCTACGGAAACCACTCAAACGCACGATCACTGGTACACAAGTTGATCCGAGCaggatactactggcctacAATGATGAAGGATGCGCAAGCTTATGTCCAATCTTGcaacaaatgccagaggttcagtAATTTCATAAGGCAGCCATCCGAAGAGCTGACACCTATGACGGCTCCctggccattcgcacaatggggacttgATATTATGGGTCCGTTTCCGACAGCCATCCGGCAGCTGAAATTCTTGGTCGTTGGCATAGACTACCTCACTAAATGGGTCGAGGCAGAAGCTTTGGCCACCATCACGGAGAAAAACATCCGAAGTTTTGTCTAGAGAAATATCATATGCAGGTACGGGATACCCAGGGTACTGGTCTCTGACAACGGAAAGCAGTTCAACAACAGCATGTTCAGAGACTTCTGTGCGGAgctagggatcaagaatcactactcgtcACCCGCACTCCCACAGGCAAACGGGCAAGTTAAGGTCACGAACAGGTCTCTGCTCAAAATAATCAAGACCCgtctcgagggggcaaagaGTATCTGGCCAGACGAACTACCAAGCGTCCTATGGGCATACCGGACCACAGCGAGAACACCTActggagaaacaccattccgactTACATATGGAACCGAAGCTGTCATTCCCGCAGAGGTGGGGCTCACAAGTTACCGAGTGGAGAGCTACGACGAGAATACAAACAAAGTGGGTATGCGCCTCCAGCTTGATCTACTGGACGAAGTCAGGGCAACAGCAGAACAGAGGTTGGCGCGGTATCAGAATCTCATGGCGAAACACTACAACAACAAAGTGAGGCACAGGGACTTCCAGGTCGGGGACCTCGTACTACGAAGAGTAATGGGTGCTGCCAGAGATCCTTCACAAGGAAAACTCGgtcccaactgggaaggaccatacaggATCACGTCATGGCAAAGGAAGGGAACTTACCACCTCGAGACAATGGATGGACGAAAGCTACAGCACCCTTGGAACGCGGAGCATCTtcggaaatactaccagtagagGAAAATATGGGGAACCGACGATTTccaaagtttattttattccaTTCTTTTAGCTACAATTtaatagtttttcctttttacttttgctacaatctttttgtgcctttttaagcccaagggggcaggtacTTTTTCTACAAACgctttttttaaagaagaatattCAGGCAAAGCTATGAGTTTTCACATGGATATTACACAGgccaagtccacaaagtggacgaatcaCTAAGGTGATGGAAAATGTCTACTAtatggacggatcaccaaaaacGGTGAACTAATTTACATGTCCACagagtggacggatcaccaacaGCGTGAAAGAACtatccataaagtggacggatcacctaaactGTGGTATAATTTACATtctccacaaagtggacaaatcaccaaaacggtgaacATATTTACAAGTcctcaaagtggacggatcaccaaaacggtgaaaataattacaagtccacaaagtggacagatCATTAAGGTGATATAAAACTGTcctcaaagtggacggatcaccaaaatgatgaacataattacaagtcctcaaaatggacggatcaccaaaacgatgaacaaaattacaagtCCAAAAATGGACGGACAACAAGATTTTGAAAAGTTGACGGACCATACCTGTCTTCAAGGTAGACGGATAATCCAAATGAACGAATCAATCAACACTAAAAATAATAGAAGTCCACACTGTGGATGAAGTATACTCAGATAGACGagtattttcttaaaaatctctCCTTCATGAGGAGGACGGACTTTTAAACAAGTTCCAAACAACAATagaaagcataaaaataaagtataacATTAATAAGCGAATAAAAAGCCCAGGAGGCAAGTgtttaatacaataaaaaagaggacagattgttctcaaaataaattacaaaaagataAGTAATATCAATCTACTTTTTTGGGTCGGCAACTTGGGCATCCTTCAACGGGATAGATTCTCCGTCACCCTGAACAGCATCTTCACCAAAAAGGTCGTCCGTATTCTCTGAAGCGGCGGGCAGAACAGATGTCTGATCTTGATCATTGACGGTTATCATTGACACGTCCAGGTCAGGGTAGGTTTTTTTAAGCTGACGGAGTGCATCGtcgaagccttgaaggaacgatccccCCAGCTCTTTCAACAAAGCCTCGGAGTCTCGATACTCACTAACAGCGTCCTCCTTGGCTTGACGGAGCTTTTCCTTCAAGTCCTTTATCTCCTCGTCTTTACccttcaaggccttcccagcttcCTCTGTCCTCTGCTCAAGCTCTTTCCTAGTCTTCTCACACAGGTCGAACTTCTTCTCCATTGTGGACTTCCACTTATGAAGTTGACCGAGTTCGTCCTCCGTCTGCTCAGCTTTTGCCCGTACACGTTCCAGAGTCGCCTCACGGTTTAGGCACcggtccatcaagcccttcatcataaccaaggactgaaataaacaaGTTAAAAGGGTGTTAAACAAAAGGCTAAGAAAAGTGGACGGACACATATTGACGGATAAAAATTACCTGTGCAACAGCGAACAgacccgtctcccccattgcctccATTGAATGATTTCCCAGATCCTCGTAATCCTCCGTGGAAATTATCGACGAAAGTTTCTCCAACGCAAATTTCGAGTCATCACGGAGGAGGGGAGGAGGCTTCTCCTGGCTGGTGGATGGGGCCTGCATTAAGCCCTTGCCGGATCCATGTTTCGCTGGGGTGACAGTCTTCGCtccctcagccatcaagcccacaATGGGTTCCAGAGGAACCTTTTGCTGCTTATGTGGACGGTCAGACTTGGGCAGCTGCTTCCTCTTCACTGACGACCCCAACCCCTTGGGAACCACAACTTCGCCCGTCTCCTTTTGTTTGACGGCTAGCGATTTTATCAGTGCCCTCCTCTTTGCGTCATCCATTTCTGTAATACAGGACGGATGAAGCTATTTACACAAGTTAAAGACTGATTTCGAAAAGTAAAAGTTGACGGACTTACGTCTGTGGACTCTTTCGTCGTATATAATGGCTTCACGGGTAGGTTCGGGACCATCACAATACCAgtgtattgtttttgggtttactAACTTGGCCCAGGTCCTTTCTTCCGGCTTAGTCTTCTGGAAAATCTTTTCAAGGAAACCAAATTCCTCAACACTAACTTGTGGGCGCCGTCTACCTGTAGAGAAATAGAtggttataaaaattataatgaacGGTATGAAAAGGATTATAAAATTCGGATGGGTGCATACGTGAAGGGTGTATTACTCCCCAAGTTGTGTCAACAGGCATGTACTCCGTCTCCCCAGGAGGGTTCATCCACGTGTTACCCTTTAGAAAAAAGTAatgactcttccagtctctatttgagtcggGAGTCTCAAAGATGACCTTCAACAAAGGGCTTCTACTAGCAAAACTGTACATCCCCCTTGATCTATCGATCTCATCTGAATGGTAGCAATGAAGGAATTCACGCACCGTCAACCTCCTCCGTCCGTCCGCAATTGCTCTATAGAGGATTTCCATCGCTATGAAGACCTTCCAGGCATTTGGAGATATCTGGGTGACGAACAGTCCCAGATAATATAAGAGTTCTCTATGAAGTGTACTTAGCGGAAACCGAAATCCTGCCTTCAGCATCTGCTCGTACACTCTAACACCTTCTACACTTTCGTAGAAACACTTCTCCGACACATATGGTAGACGAATGGAAATGTTGTCTGGAATTTGGAAGTTTGTCCTAAAAGTGCTGAAGTGTCTCTCCTTGATGACGGATGTGAATTTATGCACCGTCCACTCtggtagcatgatgaactccctCATCTATtgaggatgaagaagaagcagacggactcctatcttcgccgggactctcttggtctttatgaccggatgGGTATACCTCCTCGTATTCCATCCCGTCACGGACCACTGACTAGTTACTTGAcacactagacatttcctacaaatTGACaataaaacctaagactgacgggtCTAAAATTGTTGACGGGTGTGTAGATCTAACAAAAATGTAGACACAAAATGtaacattgaaaaaaatgatgatgaaaaACGAGAATGAAGCACTTACCACACTGTGCAAAGAGTAGTTGACGGATGAAATAGTCGACGGGTATAGATTCTCAACGGAATGCTCTGACAAGGCTGACGACTCCGCTCTGACAACGATTTCTTGCTGAAAATATTGGAAATGAGGGAAGAGAGGTACgctatatatatgagaaatgcacggaagacgaagcgacgcttcaaTCCGATACACCATCCAATCCAAGAATGACACGTGGCCTACCTCATTAATGTGACAACCTGGCAACACGCGTCCACGAATCATACCCTTTAAGGAGCCGTCAACTTCATGAATCTTCATCCGTCAATATGTTCCATCTGGGAACGTCATAGTTTTCAACCGTCACCATTAGCAATCCTTGATCGTCATGCCCAATTATATTTAACCGTCACCCTAATGATCCGACCACTTAAAAACATGACGGACcatagggtgaagggggcaactgatggggtAAGAAATCGCGGAACATTGGGCCTAACGGATTCGGACTCATGGGCCAATATTAAGCATGGGTCGAGGACTTAGCGTCACTTAAAAATACTTGGTGTACACGTTTGGAATCCGAGGGAACCCTAGGAAAATCAGGATGTTTGCACAAAGAGAATTCTAGAAGATCTGCCTTAGTGAAAAGCCCACTCTATAAGGAAATACTTGTCCATCATGCTTGGGATTGTTAGAGGAAGAGTCCCATAAAGAAAAGACTTCTAGTCCAAGGAAGGGAAGCCGATtttcttctactataaaagcTTCAATACCCTCATAAATCAacgtacgcataatttaccctctctagcactctagagttgaaaacaattctaacttgaccgtcggagggtatttggtcgacaccacaccggtgcccatggcgagatcacttctttctttttacagGTTATTAGAGCGAGTGTGGATTGTGCTGCTCACTGGTGATATTACGGCATCATCACACTCCATCATTTTGTTCATAATCCAAGTCTACCATTTCATTATCATCTCGCTCATCTTCAACAATCATGTTATGGAGAATTATGCACGCTTTCATGATCTTTTGAAGTGTTTTAAGATGGAAAAATCGTGCAAGTCCATAGACAATTGCAAAACGTGCTTGAAGCACTCCAAATGCAAGCTCAACATCCTTCCTACACACCTCTTGGGCTGCtgcaaataatttatatttctgTCCTTGTGGAGCTGGGATTGTTTTCACAAATGTTGCCCACTTTGGATATATGCCATTAGCAAGGTAATATCCCATTGTGTAGTCATGACCATTAATTGAGTAATGTACTACAGGAGCACGTCTTTCAGCAAGTTCATTAAATACATGAGATCGCTCTAATACATTAATGTCATTATTTGACCCAAGTAACCCAAAAAATGCATGCCATATCCAAATATCATATGATGCTACTACCTTCAAAATAATAGTAGGCTCACGAATATGACCTCAATATTGACATTTCCATGCAGATGGACAAATTTTCCACTTCCAATACATGCAATCAATTGAACCTAACATACCTGGAAAACCTTGGCGTTCGCCATGAGCTAACAGTCTAACAATGTCTTCATTGTTTGTCTTTCTCAACTATTCCTCATAGAAAACATCAATTACCGCagtaacaaattttttcaaactttctaaTGCAGTAGTTTCTCCAATCCACACATATTCATCTATCAAATCACCAGATACTCCATACACAAGCATTCTATGTGCAACAGTTCTCTTTTGTAATGAAGATAAACcaatttttttggcattatttcttttttggacaaAGTAAGAGTCTTGAGCTTCTACCTTAGATTGAATACGGAGAAAAAGAGAACGCTTCATCTGAAATCTCCTACGAAATAAAGCGGGTAGATATATTGGTGTGGGAgcaaaataatcaagaaaaagcCTCTCATGGCCTACCAAATGATTACGTTGGATAGAACAACGTTTAGGTTGTGATGTTTCCATAACAAGTTCTTCGATTATCTCATCTTCATCTGAGTCATCAAGAAGGAACTTACGAAACAAATAGTGATTCATGGATGTAATCTTCAAGACAATTGGAAATCAATTATTACTATAGATGCAAGATTAAAATCAAGTGACATAAGTCACAACAAAATGAATATAACCAATTCACGCACAAGCtacaacacaaacacatacatctaaaaaaaacaacttgGAAATACTATGAATGCTCATTGTTCATAGATTTATTCTAAGACCTGTCATCTCAAAACCAAGCATATGCTACTAGGAATGTTCAATGAACAGAAATAATTGAATCGAAGACACTCATAGTGGCTATAACAGCAAGATATATAATAGACACTCATAGTGGCTGTAACACTCATAGTGGCTGTAACACTCATAGTGGATCAAATAATAGTTTCATTGGATCAAAGAATTATATCAATGCCTATCACAAGACCGAATGGAActtaacaaaagataaaaaagattgCACTTCAAAGTCTTTGTTAGATTGCACTTCAAGTCATAACACAAATACATACATCTAGTTTAAGATTAAAGTTAAGTGACATAAGCCACTACAAAATACATAAGTTACTACCAAAATACATAAAGGCCTACATAAGCCACTACAATATACATAAGAGCTTAAGCTACATCTAAAATACAATCAAACCCATTAGTTATGTGAACTTTGTCTTGCCATGATTTTCTCTTGGAGTTGTTCATAAAAAGCTTTTTGTGTTCCGGTCAAGCCACTTGTATCTATCATCATGATTCTCTCCTCCTCTAACCTTTCTATCATctcaaattttttcttctcaatcatgattctttccttctcaatcttaagtttttctttCCTGCTTTCCTTCTCAAACGCAAGTTTTTCCCTCTCAATAAACATTTTTTCCTCTTCCAATCGAGTTACATCctcaatcaatttcaatttcttggTCAAATATTTCCCTACATTTTTTTCTGGTGGCTTTGTTCTTTCGGATGGCCTTTTCAGCCTTCCTACCAATAGGTCTCTCAAAATTGAAAGTGTCACCAAGTCCGGACCCCCAATCCCCTTCGCCAATAGATATTGACTCCGAAGTTGGAGGCACGGATGATCTCGATCTAGCATTGTTAGGATCGGAAAACTTTGGTTGGTCCTTTAACATAAGCCAACAATGGTCAAGAAGAAAGGGTTTCTTGTGCTTCTCTAAAAACAAAGCCTTCGCATTagtaatctaaaaaaaaattaaaagaaatataacatGATTAATATCTTCAAACTATTGGTGAATGGACATGTTAACACTATTGCAATATAATTTATACATTATCTTCTTCGGTTATACCACTTTGATGAAGTGTGTTAACTTGAGCCATACACCCAGCAAACTTATTTGTCTTTTCATTAATCACTCCCCAATGACTTAGCATAGAGATAACAGTACGTGTGGTACCGGATGTATTGTACTGCATGAAGTATTCCTAAACATTTTGACAAAaggtattttgtgtttgttcatTACTGTTTATGGCATCAACACTAGTATGGAGCCATGCTTCCACTAGGAGTTTATCTTCTTCTACACTAAAGTTAGAGCCCAGTTTTCCTTTTGTAGAAGATGTATTTTCAACttgaggtggaggtggaggtggagaatCAAAAACTGACACAGGAGTATTTTGAGACGTTCCCAAAAATTGTGAGTTAATTTTTATATCCCCGTTCATGATACCCATGATATATGTTAGGTCTCTACGTAACTCTGTGTCCCTACGTGActccataaaattagaaaaaatatatatataaacttccctgcacacagaaaattcccaaactaacatttatatcaaaacttAAAACACTTAGATTTATAACAATAGTACATGATTATGCATAAATACTTAATTTGACATGTagcttaatctcattaaaatgaCCACAAGAAATCCTTTTTGTGTGCTTCTCTTCGTAGTTTTGTgcaacacaacaaattacagagataacaaaaaatgtaaactttcCTGCACAAATTACAGAGACCACAAGAACTTCTATTACAAGAAAACCACACAACAAATTCTTGCAAACAAAAAATTCCTAATACATTCCAATACAAATACATTCTGTCCATTCAAATGTTATACCcagcaaaaacagcaaaaaaatccCATAGTGccaaatcaaaaatcacataCCTCACACAGTTCAACATCATTGCAAACAATCCTACATAGTGCCAACTGCCAACACACCATATCACATAGCTATATTTTTCACATAACACCAAGTGTAtacaaaagtttttttaattttgccgACAACACACCATTTTTCACCACAAAATAACACCATAACATTGCATGATGAcagaaacccagaaaaattaagccaaaacaaCGAACACccagatgaaaaaaaatcaccaattcatcaaaaaaaaaaaaaaaaaaaaaaaaaagatgaaaaaattcaCTACAAAATGACAGAGACAACTGACTTGAAGTGGATTGGCTGGGACGGCGTGGGTCTGAGGTGATCTAAGAGAGATGAAATTAAGCCAAAACAACGAACACGTAGATGAAAAAAGTTCactaattcatcaaaaaaaaaaagatgaaaaaattcaCTACAAAATGATAGAGACAACTTACCTAAAGTGGATTGGCTGGGACGGCGTGGGTCTGAGGCGATCTGAGAGAGATGGGTGGCTGGGACGGCGTCGGTCTGAGGTTATTGGCAGCTGGGACGGTTGGTGGGTCGAGCTTTGGTGGGAGTTGAGAGACCGGAGTTAAAAGAGATGGGCAGCTTGGGACGACATGGGTTTGAGAGCTTGAGTTTCAAATGAGATGGTGGGTTAGCCGGCGGTGGTAAACAGAGaggtgagagtttgagagagtgagcttgagagatgagagcttgagcTTGAGTTTCAGGTGAGATGGTGGGGAGGGCCGGCCATGGATTGAGAGATGGTGAGAGTGAGCTTGAGAG contains the following coding sequences:
- the LOC115961564 gene encoding uncharacterized protein LOC115961564, whose amino-acid sequence is MNHYLFRKFLLDDSDEDEIIEELVMETSQPKRCSIQRNHLVGHERLFLDYFAPTPIYLPALFRRRFQMKRSLFLRIQSKVEAQDSYFVQKRNNAKKIGLSSLQKRTVAHRMLVYGVSGDLIDEYVWIGETTALESLKKFVTAVIDVFYEE
- the LOC115961562 gene encoding uncharacterized protein LOC115961562, which translates into the protein MATTNNAQEDDSPRSTALERQVQTLMTAVERLTKKNHDLEEQLRQRDVGPNPQEQNQEGDSAERREQEKHEGSNAPSRPEQQNVSLLSLMDFAPPPIVAEMQAMKEQMEVMMNALKGRVSSDLDDLVNRTDSPFTAFVNSFPLPQKLWMSQFESYDGVKDPLDHLETFKTLMHLQGVPDEIMCRAFLTTLKGPARVWFSRLTPNSINTFKELSALFTSHFIGEHRYKKSTACLMNIKQREDETLRAYITRFNKEALSIYEADDKILVAAFTSGLRKGKFLFSLYKNDPKTMTNVLYKATKYMNAEDALLAREERPKKRERQEDTRQDRGRKVAKTGDRRDEKRSRPPTGRFTNFTPLTAPIDQVLMQIKDEGALTFPGKLKGDPNKRPKDKYCRFHRDHGHDTANCYDLKQQIEALIRQGKLQRFVSRERTDTSEEQAPRRENDRPRPPIGDIRMIVGGTTAAGSSKKARKTYLRMVHSVQLTGSVPKMPRIDNPVINFSEDDAWRLHHPHDDALVVSLQVGDYNMHRVLVDNGSSADILYYPAF
- the LOC115961563 gene encoding uncharacterized protein LOC115961563, which translates into the protein MANAKVFQVVASYDIWIWHAFFGLLGSNNDINVLERSHVFNELAERRAPVVHYSINGHDYTMGYYLANGIYPKWATFVKTIPAPQGQKYKLFAAAQEVCRKDVELAFGVLQARFAIVYGLARFFHLKTLQKIMKACIILHNMIVEDERDDNEMVDLDYEQNDGV